The genomic interval CCCGGAAGACCAATTCAGCTACTTTCAGATCCTCTTCAGCGAATCTGATCCATCTCTGTGCTTCGCTGAGCATCATAGAGCACCTTCGCCTTCTTCAGGATCTCCTCCTTGAAAAAGAGCCTTTCACTACAAAGTTGTTCAAATTCCTCCGGCGTATACACGAATACATCCAGGGCTTCCCGCGGTTTTGATCAAGCGCAACACCTCAGCGATACGGTCCAGAAAGCGTTTGTCGGTCTGTTTGATGACGATGAGGTCGATATCCGAGGACTCACCAGCTCGTCCCTGTGCCAGGGGACCGAAAAGGAGGATACGCTGGGGGCGGTAGTGTGTGATCAGCAGATTCAGCCATCGCTGTAGCTCAACCTCTAACCGTTGTTGAGGCATCTGAGCGCTCATGTTCTACACCTCTCAGCTTGACCCTACCGGCCGGAGACTATCCGTTGGGCTTTCTTCATGATGTCCTCCACTTCCAAACTCACCTTCATCTGCTCCTCTGCTGGTTGCAAGCGTGTTGCCAAGCTCTGGATGATATAGAACTGCGGTTTGTAACAGCTACATAAGCGAGGATAATATACCACAAATCCACGTGAATCTCAATCACCGGATGGGGATCGCCTTCATGATCCTCATCTCACCGCCATCCAATCCGATCTCCGCATACGTCCGGCCGTCAGCATGCCAGAAATCGATCTTCGAGGCCGACCCGTCCGGGTTTATCCCCTCAACCTTCATCTCGCTTTCGATCTCCATGAGCACGTCCATGTGGGAGTCGCTCAGGCTCATCAGGATGAGAAGATCCGAGTCGCCGAACGATCTACGCTGGATCAGGATGGACCTCGCCGGATAGTTCATGCTTCTCTCATAGAGGTTCACGCCGCGGTTGACGCTTCTCGAGAGGAACCGCTCCAGATCCAGAGGCTCCCTTATGATCTTCACCCTTCTCCATAACATCTCCTCGAGATCGAATGCGCTCTGTCCCCCCATGCCGTCAACCAGGTAGGGCGGCGGATGGATAGCCGCCACCTTCCCCCGCTTCGTGAACCCCTTCAGCGATCTCACCGTGTCGGAGGCGAGCGTCTGGCATGACGGAATGATGATCACTTGGTATTCCGATCCAGCCCTGAACTCCGATATCGGCTCGGGTATCAGATCGAAGTCATACCCCATCTCCATCAGGTTTAACGTCAGATCGGCAAGCCCCTCGACCGTCCGTTCCCTCTCCCCATCATCAGGGGTTCCCAGGATCGATAGGGTTGGATAGATCACACCTATCTCGCCGGCCGCTCGGGTTGATCCCATGATCTCTCCGAGCCCAAGGGCGATATCCCGCCTGTCGATCCGGCCTTTAGTATAGATGCCGATGGCCCGTTTCGAGGAGAGGGCGAGCTTGACGAGTAGAGCTCTCCTCTTGAAGGAAGACCCATCTCCTTCGTCTAAGACGGCGGTCGATAAATTCGATAGATCGACGATCGCCGCGCTGTAGAGCATCCTCTTGACCAGGGGGATCGCGACCTTACAGCCGAGATGCTGAACCGATTCCGAGAACATCCTCCCGGCAACCTTCCAGAAAAACCCCAGATCGCTCAGGGTCTCGTGGGTCGTGATGAACAGGTATGGCATCTTCTCGAAGAGCTCCTCCCCGCAAGCCTTCTTGAAAGCCCCCGGCAGCCGATCGTCCCATGGAAGGAGAAGGGAGGATATGATCGAACCGTTGAGGAGTTTAGGGGGGAGGAGATAAACGGAGTTGAGGACGATCTTCGGAGATATGGATTCGATAAACCCCCGGAGCCAGTCGAGCTTAAGCGGCGATAGCTCCTCCCTCCCCTCCCTGTAGATAGCCAACACCTCGCGGCCGGAGAGCCTATCCGCGATCCGTTTATCCCCTTCGGCGCATCGCCTTATCCTGTCCGTGGCGTCGGGGTATCTCCAGTTATCGCTCCTGATATAGAACCTGAAGGCTCCCCTTTCGAGAGCTCCTCTGACCCTTTCGATGTTTCCCTCGGCGGGTCCCTCGAACCGGATCAGTTCGGCGGAGATCCGGCTCAACGGCAGCGCATCGATCTCCAGAATCAGATCGATCCCTTCCCCTGCCCGCCTGATAGCTTCCTCGGCGGTGAGGGAGGGGTTTTCGAGCATCTCCTCCCGTAGAGGCAGCCTGACGATTTTCAGTCTATCAATCCCCCCGACCAGCATCCCAGGAACCCACCGTCGACGAATATGATCCCTCCGGTGATGTAATCCGAGGCGTCTGAGGCCAGAAAGACGGCCGCCCCTATCAGATCTTCGACCTTTCCGAACCGTTTCATGGGTATTCTGCTGAGAGCCTTTTCGACCCAGCTCTTGTTTTTAAATAGATCCTGTGTCATCTCCGTCTTGAAATATCCCGGTCCGATGCAGTTGACGTTGATCCCGTATCTCGCCCATTCTCCCGCCAGGGCTCTGGAGAGCTGTAACACGCCTCCCTTGGAGGCCGAATAGGGAGCTATCGTTCCTATCCCGATTTGGCTGGTGAGCGAGCCGATGTTTATGATCTTGCCTCCACCCTGTCTGATCATGACTTTCCCGACCGCCTGACAGCAGAGGAAGGTGCCCTTCAAATTGGTATCCAGGATCGTATCCCACACCTCCTCCGGAACCTCCTCGGCGGGAAAACGCCTGTTCACCCCGGCCGCGTTCAGCAGGATATCAATCCTTTTGAACCTCTCCAGGACGGCCTCGACCATCCGCCGGACGTCCTCGGATTTGGTGACGTCGGTTCGAACGGCCAGTCCTTCCCTTCCGAGCTCATTGATCTGGCGGACGGTTTCCTCGAGCCGCT from Candidatus Poribacteria bacterium carries:
- a CDS encoding glucose 1-dehydrogenase, translated to MRFPTFRLDGKVALVTGGGSGIGKALALGFANAGADVAVAGRRSERLEETVRQINELGREGLAVRTDVTKSEDVRRMVEAVLERFKRIDILLNAAGVNRRFPAEEVPEEVWDTILDTNLKGTFLCCQAVGKVMIRQGGGKIINIGSLTSQIGIGTIAPYSASKGGVLQLSRALAGEWARYGINVNCIGPGYFKTEMTQDLFKNKSWVEKALSRIPMKRFGKVEDLIGAAVFLASDASDYITGGIIFVDGGFLGCWSGGLID